The DNA sequence CCGGGTGTCGGGGCCGCCAGCCCGGGAGGCGGGTGCTGTTTGGTGCCGGTGCCAggccccgggctcggcgctgccgTTGCGGCCGAGGGAGCGCGTTCCCGTTGCGCCGAGCGGCTCGTAACCTCCCCCCTGCTCTGTCCACCTCGGTCTCGCCCATCTTCCCACTCCAGCTAAGAAGCTGCCAAAGAGCGAGCCCCAGAGCACGAGCGGAGCggcagggaggagcagaggcGTGGACCTTCACGAGCAAACCCAGCAGAACAAGAGCCAGTGCTGTAGCAACTAAAGGGTGGCGTTAGCCAGATGCCAGCGTGAGAGGAAGAGCTAAGATATAACCTCCATTCCCCCGTCCACCACACCTCACCTCCATAACGGCACACTGAGAAACCCGTCTGAACCAAAACCCTCCCGAGAGCTCTGTCTAACTGCACTTTTTAATGCTTCAAAACCACCACCAGACACCTGTTACCACCATCCTGATGACAGTGGAACTAGATCAGCCGGGGACTTAACTTCCAAAAACAAACTCTTCTTCACTTTGTATTATAGGTGCAAATAGCTACCTAATTCTGATTTCTCCCTCGACCTTTCTCCCTGTCCCACCTCCCTCTTTGCTTTGGTAAATCTGTGTTCTCGGTCTTGTAACGTCTCTCCTTCTATCCTCCCCTTAGAGCTGGGGCGGGGAGAGACGCGAGGAGGTGGCAACATCATCCTTAGAGGTTCACTTTAGGACGAACAAGTTGGAACCGGAGACTTCCAGAAaacctgggtttttttctgaggGGGTCTttcatggatttatttttaattttttctcctgttcctttTGTTTCGCTGTTCAGGGGGGAAAAGCTGCAGTGTCCTTAATTTCTTCCTAGGTGGCCTTTTTTGCCGAAGGATCGGAAGTGCCTGGGAACTTtttacggggggaggggggaagcgggGAAGACTGCTGTAACCAGAAAGTCTGTCCCTGAGCACCGATCGCTACGAAGCTAACGCAGGTAATCGTCAGCACTGCTACGCCTTTGTGACTAGTCGTTGCGTGTTATTGCTATGAACACGACATGAGCAACGTCCCTCCGGTGATCCTGCTGCGGCCGTGCCCTGCCGGCCCCTCTGCCGTGCCACCCGCGGCCGACGGGCTCGCGAGTGGGGtggccgccccggcgctgccgccgtcTCGCTCGCGGTGACGACCCCCTTGGTCTCTTCTCTCGCTCTTTGGTttgtcccttccctcctccagacTAGCAGCAGCTGCATGAACGGTCTCTGGTTTGCACTTTAGTCGTGGAAATGTCCAGTTAAGATGcaccttgttttgttttttcctcttggtcCTGTTCAGTCCGAGCTCTCCGGGGGCTCGGGAGCAGCGGAGGGAGAAGGCGTCGTAGTGCTGGTTTTTCTGCTTTCCCCGAGGAGCTTTCTGGGCTGGAGAAGTGGTCGCGGCGCCTCCGTGCAGCGGGCTGGGCCCGGGAGAGCTGGATGTTACCAGGTGGCATCCGACGGTCCCGCGCGGAGTAGGGAAGGGTCGCGCCGGAGCGGGCTCCTCTCCCCGGGGAGAGGCCGGTCGCGGGGCAAAAGGCCTCCTGTTTTCCGGGCGCGCCGGCTCCGTGTGAGCCCGCTCCAGCAGCGCGCTCGGGGGCCGAGCCGGAACGGAGCGTCTCCGCGGGCTGGCGTCGTGCAGGCGCGCGTGTGTCGGAGCACGGTTGCTAATTGCTAATTACTAATCGCGCCCATAAGGCTAATTGCACGTAATTCTCCAGTCTAACAGGCGGCGCGGCGGGTCTGTAGAGGGCAGCACAGCCTGGCTCTTGGGTTCCTCCCCGGCACCCCGCGCTCGGGCCGCGTCCTGCCGCTCTCCCTGGTCCCGCTGGGCCCTGGGGTCGGGGTAGACCTGGCCCCTCCCAGCGGGGGGACCTGCCCGCAGGGCGGGAGCTGCCGGGCTCTGGGGTCCCCGGGGGCGGCGCAGACCCCCCGAGCAGGTCGCTGCACAAACgtccgccgcccgcccgggcccctCGCGCAGTTTTGGGGAGCAGCGGGACCGGCCTGGCGTGAAGCTCCCCGGGGCGGGGATGGAGCTCGTAggcgcccgccctgccccggtgcagagggtcggtgGTGCCGAGCGGCTTCCCCGGCCGAGGATCAGGCCCCcgcggcaggggcagcccccaAGGGACGGTCCCGCTTTGCCCCGGGTGGAGGAGCCGCCTCCGCGCTGCTCGCCCGATGCCCGCGGGCTCGAGCCTCGGGGCGGCCCTGGCTTGCCGGGGCGCCGGTCGCTGGTGCCAACGGGGCCgagcggggggagcgcggccgctgcCTTACGGCGGCTCCGGCGGGATCGTCCCCCGGGGCTGCGGTGCCCCAGCACCCGCCCggggccccgtccccgtcccacCTCTTACGTGGAGCCTTCTGGCTAAAACCCTGGACCAAATGGGGACACTGCAGCTTTTTAAAGtcgtctttcctttttttttttttttttttttttttttcctccttccgcTTAgtctctgatcttttttttttcttttctttgagaaagctCCTACATTGCATTTAAATAACAATCATGGTAACAGAATTCAACTGCTGATTTACCAATGTATTTAATGtaagtatatattaaaaaaaaaaaaaaaaaagggaagaaaaatcagtgtaTTCCGTGGAAGTGGCTGTGTTTATTTTTGACTCGGCGCTGGCAGGCGAAGCGCCCGTCCGGGGGGGCCGCCCTGGGGCCCTCGCTCGGCCCCGGCGTCGCGGCGGCGGGGACCCGGCTCtgtgctggggcgggggggggggggctgcctcgTGCCCCGGGCCCGTccctgcgggggctgcgggggcccccTCGGCGCGGCTCTTACCCTTGTCCCCTGCCGCCCTCTCGGCACGCAGGTGCTGGGCGCGGGGCCAGGCCCGGTACCTCTGTCCCCTCGGAAAGCGGCGTGTCGGTGTTTAATCCTCGCTTTCTGCCCGGTCTtcccggccgcggctcccggcgctgccgcctccctgggggtccccggtgccccccggccccacgcgaGGTCCCCAGGTGCCgtcgcggggccccggggggggggttggcgCCGTGCCCCCGCGGGGAAATCGGCTCCTGGCTGCGGCCCGATAACGCTTATCGGTGGCACCCGGGTGGCGGGTGGCGTCCGGGTGGTTCCCCGGGGTGGCGGCGGGTCCCGGGGCTCCCGCTGCGCCGTGGGGCTGCGGCAGGCGGGGTGTAAACGGGGGGGTAAAACCTCCCAgagccgggggtggggggcggaCGTGCCCCCCCATGGGGCGGGACCGTGCAAGGGGGCTGGTGCCGCCCCCGGCTGCGGTTCGGGGAGCTCCTGGGtggctgcagccccccggggcggggacatggggctggggctggggctggtagGAGCAGATGTGCAGGGCTGTTGTGGGGCCAGGGGCGTGGGGTGGTGTGGGGCTGGCAGTACTGGGTGCGTTGGGGTGGTGTGGGGCCGGGAATGTGTGGGGCTGGCAGTACTGGGTGCGTTGGGGTGGTGTGGGGCCGGGAATGTGTGGGGCTGGCAGTACCGGCTGCACGGGGGTGGTGTGGGGCCGGGAATGTGTGGGGCTGGCAGTACCGGCTGCACGGGGGTGGTGTGGGGCCGGGAATGTGTGGGGCTGGCAGTACCGGCTGCACGGGGTGGTTGTGCCTCCAGCTGTGGGTCCGTCTCAGGCCGGTGGGACGGGGCTTGTGGGGCAGCGGGAGGCGGGCTGGGCCCTGGCCGTGCCCCCTCCGGCCCCACAACCTCCTGCCCCGTCGCCCCGCTGAGGGGGGCggcagggcggccccggccccgcagtcccggccgtggggcggcggcgggacccaCCGCTTCCCTGGCGGCCGCTGCCCCTTTAAatcgcggccccccgcgcgccccccgccgcggggagggggcgtggccggcgGGGCTCGTCCCCTGGCGTGTCCCGCGGAGGCCACGCCCCGCGCCCCTCTCTTAAagaggcagcgccgcgccgcaGGTCGCGCTGCCGCAGCCGCAACGCAGGTGCGCGACGGGgcggaccgggaccgggaccggagCCGGGACCGGAGccgggggcggagcggggacGAGACGGGATGACACGCGATGCGATGGGATGACACAGAATGGGACGAGATGGGATCACACGGGACGGGATGGGTTGGGGTGGGATGAGGGGGCCGGACTCGGACGCCGGCGCCGGTCCGCACCCCCGGGcagggccccgctgccccccggtgCCGTCGGGactccccggcgccgctgcccggtgccggtgcccggctGAGCCGCCATCTCCCGCCCAGGTGCCGCCGCGATGCTGCTGCTCCGAGCCGTCGCCGGGCGCAGGTAGGagccgccccgtcggggcgccccgcggccccggcacccccccgggcGCCTCTCAGCGCCGCTCTCCCCGCAGGCTCccggtgccgctgccgccgccgccccgccgcagctgcccccgcgccggcgccgccTCGCTCGCCCCAGGCAgccccccgggcgcgggggggcgcgggcgggcggcgccggtgCTGGCGGCGCTGCTGGGCCTCGGCGCCGTCCTGGCCTAcggagagcggcggcggcgggtgagcGGGGCCGCTGCGGGGGGGTGGGCGGCCGGgcaccggggcggccgggccctgGGGGACgtggcaccgggggggggggggggagcggggcactgggacgcctgggtcctcggggggggggcatctcctctggggggtcctggggagggaggggcgATGGGGGCCCCGGACACGTGGGTCCTTGGGGGGGGGCATCTcctctggggggtcctggggagggaggggcgATGGGGGCCCCGGACACGTGGGTCCTTGGGGGGGGGCACCTCTGGGCATGGGGACGCCTGGTTTGGGGGCAGGAGggtgccaggacgcctgggtcctccccggggggggggggggaggcagcccTGCTGacggggccgggaccccccccccaggccgcCCAGGCCACccaggcggccccggccccccggtaCCCCCTGTACACGCGGGAGGAGGTGGGGCGGCACCGCTCGCCCCCCGACCGCGTCTGGGTGACCCACGGCACCGAGGTCTTCGACGTCACCGACTTCGTGGAGCTGCACCCGGGGGGCGCCGACAAGATCCTgctggcggccggcggggcgctgGAGCCCTTCTGGGCCCTCTACGCCGTCCACCACCAGCCCCACGTGCTGGAGCTGCTCCGCGAGTACAAGGTGGGCGAGCTGAGCCCCGAggaggcggcggtgccggcgcccgccgccggggaCCCCTTcgccggggaccccccccggcacccgggGCTGCGCGTCAACAGCCAGAAGCCGTTCaacgcggagccgccgccggagcTGCTGGCCGAGCGCTTCCTGACGCCCAACGAGCTCTTCTTCACCCGCAACCACCTGCCGGTGCCGGCGGTGGACGCCGAGACCTACCGGCTGCGGGTGGAGGGCCCGGGGGGCCGGGAGCTGTCGCTGTCGCTGGAGGAGCTGCGCAGCCGCTTCCCCAAGCACGAGGTGACGGCCACGCTGCAGTGCGCCGGCAACCGGCGCGCCGACATGAGCCGCGTCCGCCCCGTCAAGGGGCTGGACTGGGACATCGGGGCCATCGGCACGGCGCGCTGGGGCGGCGCGCGGCTCCGCGACGTGCTGCTGCACGCCGGCTTCGGCGAGCGGCCCGAGGGCGAGTGGCACGTGTGCTTCGAGGGGCTGGACGCGGACGTCGGGGGGGCCCCCTACGGCGCCTCCATCCCCTACGGCAAGGCCGTCAGCCCCGAGGGCGACGTGCTGCTGGCCTACGAGATGAAcggggcggcgctgccccgcgacCACGGCTTCCCGCTGCGCGCCGTGGTGCCCGGCGTGGTGGGCGCCCGCAACGTCAAGTGGCTGCGGCGGGTGGCCGTGAGCCCGGCCGAGAGCCCCAGCCACTGGCAGCAGAGCGACTACAAGGGCTTCGCCCCTTGCGTCGACTGGGACACGGTGGACTACTCGGCGGCGCCCGCCATCCAGGAGCTGCCGGTGCAGTCGGCCATCACGcagccgcggcccggggcggcggtgcCGCC is a window from the Dromaius novaehollandiae isolate bDroNov1 chromosome 28, bDroNov1.hap1, whole genome shotgun sequence genome containing:
- the SUOX gene encoding sulfite oxidase, mitochondrial; translation: MLLLRAVAGRRLPVPLPPPPRRSCPRAGAASLAPGSPPGAGGRGRAAPVLAALLGLGAVLAYGERRRRAAQATQAAPAPRYPLYTREEVGRHRSPPDRVWVTHGTEVFDVTDFVELHPGGADKILLAAGGALEPFWALYAVHHQPHVLELLREYKVGELSPEEAAVPAPAAGDPFAGDPPRHPGLRVNSQKPFNAEPPPELLAERFLTPNELFFTRNHLPVPAVDAETYRLRVEGPGGRELSLSLEELRSRFPKHEVTATLQCAGNRRADMSRVRPVKGLDWDIGAIGTARWGGARLRDVLLHAGFGERPEGEWHVCFEGLDADVGGAPYGASIPYGKAVSPEGDVLLAYEMNGAALPRDHGFPLRAVVPGVVGARNVKWLRRVAVSPAESPSHWQQSDYKGFAPCVDWDTVDYSAAPAIQELPVQSAITQPRPGAAVPPGELTVKGYAWSGGGRGVVRVDVSLDGGRSWRVARLAGERQEPGRAWAWTLWELQAPVAAGAGELEIVCKAVDSSYNVQPDTVAPIWNLRGVLSNAWHRVRVSVRP